In a single window of the Elaeis guineensis isolate ETL-2024a chromosome 4, EG11, whole genome shotgun sequence genome:
- the LOC105043234 gene encoding uncharacterized protein encodes MVTNANADEQSQRRMEREIRDMISKLTHQLTALGRSTARPGQENEEADHGVRIITLAGDNKGATMKANLEEMMDTHGALHDDETAMSAYTNSNYQAVNNSILLGGSFKAEDPGVHIVISDYVDEHEDSDQESHEKNKEKKEKKKEKKEKKEKEKEKEGTKGERHSEVEGDEKTGDSE; translated from the coding sequence ATGGTTACCAATGCGAACGCCGATGAGCAGAGCCAGCGCCGTATGGAGCGTGAGATCCGTGACATGATCTCAAAGCTCACTCACCAGCTCACAGCCCTCGGCAGGTCCACTGCCCGGCCCGGTCAGGAGAACGAGGAGGCCGATCACGGGGTGAGGATCATCACACTAGCGGGGGACAACAAGGGAGCCACGATGAAGGCGAACTTGGAGGAGATGATGGACACCCATGGAGCTCTGCACGATGATGAGACAGCGATGAGTGCCTACACCAACAGCAACTATCAGGCTGTCAACAACTCGATCCTTCTCGGTGGGAGCTTCAAGGCGGAGGACCCGGGTGTTCATATAGTCATCTCGGACTATGTGGACGAGCATGAAGACAGCGATCAGGAGAGTCATGAGAAGaataaggagaagaaggagaagaagaaggagaagaaggagaagaaggagaaggagaaggagaaagaagggaCCAAAGGAGAGAGACATTCAGAGGTGGAAGGTGATGAAAAGACCGGGGATAGCGAGTAG